atgtttgggtatcctccacatgagaaaaggactccttcttttccttccttccatcgggggaaccaactgattgttctacctcctatcccggccaaaagctggtcccaatctattctcctcttttcagtacacgagcgatggctcaggagcggacatggatgtcttgtgtcttgttggaacaagtgcgaaaccaaccaaacacagagggcgggcaagcaacagatgatctgtgcgctactcttttcgcaccttcggtcaaatgtgtcaaatagatctgccaagacagctaccaccggactttccttgctatggtggtaggcaaggaaagcgtcgattgctgctaggtccaccaaaccatccacgtttggaaagaggacgaccccaaaaattagcaaagctaacacatccataaacgggacccaatctccttgattggccatacccctcgccttgtcttctaggtacctccgtggtaggcccgctatgccgttctgagtctgttttatgcggtccaaacctcttgctgaatccttgaccacagttgcaattctgctcaaagagagGAGACACTCGgatgaaagatatggttttcttcccccgagaggacatcctagaatttcctcaaattcttcaatggttggtactaattggaagtctccgaatgtgaagcatctcaaaggctggtcgtagtattgggtgagtgatgcaatggcttctatggatacctctgctaaggtcaactctaagatctttccgtaagtcttgcgggaagcttgcatttggagtggttccatcaaccgccctaattccttgatgctggtggtatctaagcttttaaccttgacttggtagaacctcttgccggtttgatttgttcccatgcttgctaaagtgagacaaaagctggtgcaaatcaaaactccgatatctcatggatggatgcatgaaggaatgcatataacacagatgcaatctaagaatgcgggggtccggggaattcgtccccttcttagacacaacgtctaggggtagcaaagtgccccaacgtacgtttttaacaaggcgacacggaccctccgttggtttgtttacacaagggatcaagacagaacccatatgcgatgcctatgcaaaagacacaatgcgggaatgtacacagtaagacaatattcactgaacataagcaaaagggtatatgatacttatgcatggcagtgtgaaaaatggcacgcagcgtgtttgctcgtgcccctatttaagggacctataagggagagaactaactaggcatttagtgataacccccaaggtagtcatatctcttttgatggtttctagaggtattatcctctttgaagaacatattgtagcagtagggactactagcaacaacaagttttcaaagagaaaagctctagatgagggttcactgtaatcaagcaagtcggagacctagcatgatcacagattcacctccactccttatgttcccacgaacccgggtatagggccctttttcactcacagtgtgtgcaaatagtgttggtgtttgtgtgcatcaaatgaataaatatttacctcatgcatacattttaaaacgcactaaaagcaataaagagcttatacacacaagaacataatgaagggaaactaacaaagggataagtcatggtaaaacattgcacaaaattaaatggcctaactctctaaaaacagtccccagtggagtcgccaactgtcgcaacctacccttcggcgggagggcaacgcgagactcgcgggatgcgtgttccacgaaaggaatacgcgcggagtcgccaccaacgtttatttgaggaaaacgtcggaaaaaccggaaaagacgcgatctacgaacttttaagtgaaaggttcgggagttgtatttacgcacggggaaggtattagcaccccacacgtccgtcccaagggacggcagcctttaatcgaatgtgcaaacatgactttgatttttacgttcccttttatgtcctttatatcctttataccctttttatatttttttcttttttgtggtcgacaagggtgtttccctttgctcctacgtattcctcaatttgggatgagcaaatcagacctacgtagttctttcttatcaagtgattcttttttacttaagtggtgatcattttaaggccttggaccttaaaaatgatccattttacttagtgagaaattgaaatgacaaacttcaaaagcctatttttatggacgagcttgactaggcgagttgattttagccttagtttcactttagttattaatcaattcgattaagaatgagaaatcccaaagagaaaacgtccaattgattttccgctttagtttgctaaaagattttttttgattatttatattattttttacctcctttttttatttccaacgtggttacggcacgaccgaacggttggaatttattttaaccgaagttaacggataatacaattcaaacgttcggtggaaatttattttatttttaagttaagcgagaaatgacttaagtaaaatggcttaagcacgtcaagagggggtataaaaattaaacaaaacgagaataaaaatgcacgaaacacaatgtggaccactacgggtacatagaatgaatcgaaaagcttggttcgaggtacttacccgttgaagatcgaagaacgatgaagaacgaatgaagaacgtcgaagaacggtcgaaaccttcgcgaaattcttcacggaaaacgttacggaaacgtttcggaagcgccttggcttagattttcttcacggaaacaatttttccaagcaaattcgaaagagagagaagtgcctaaggggctgaacccttttcttcttcacttcctcccctatttatagcaaaataggggaggtggttgccgcccagctcgcccaggcgagccaggttgcttcctccaaaagcaacagccttctggaggaatattctggagggcccaagtgggcctgggtgctatttgcaccctcatttttactaagtacacctccctttgccttttttttggtgattcttttttcgtaaagttacggaaacttatgaatttcgtaacgatacttgttttctttccgtaatgttacggaaccttgcggattacataatcatcccctttttgacttacggaatgttacggaatctcacttaattatgcaacgatgcttccatttgatttctggtgtgtcacggaaacttacggattgtgcatcaatattttttcggttttccggcatgtcctgaaatttcacaaattgcctaatgatgggtgccaagcacctcacaaggaccaaagaaaggtcgcatgtcatcaagcaaaggtccccggacgaaattagggtatgacaacaagGAAACTACTTGCCCATAGAATCACTTGatgttgttgatgcatttcttccagaaGAGTCTTGTTTGGACAACTATTAcctggtataccaatctggaaccCTCCCGGGTCTGTTCCTGGAAGGACCTATTggctgccttcattaggcaatatcagtataactCTGATGTGGCTCCAGATAGAATGCAACTATAGAATATGTGCAAGAGAGATGATGAATCTTCCAAAGAATACGCTCAAAGGTAGATAGatttggcaactcaagtagcaacCCCGATGATGGAGAGAGAGATGATAACCATGATAGTGGACACATTatcggtgttctactatgaaaagatggtaggttgcatgccttcaagctttgcagatttagtgtttgctggcgagaggatcgaagtgggtctgagaagagggaaatttgattatGCTTCTACTATGAGTTTTGGTAATAGGAGGCCTGGGGCGAATGATGCAAagaaaaaagagggagaaacccataaCGTGACTACAACGCCCACATGGCCGAGCTCCCTGCAAACCCCTCACAACCTCATGTATCACTATCCCCCACACCAGTAGCACTACTCGGTCAATCGGTCCTCCCCCCTGCCGAACGCCCCTCCGACCAAGAGCACCTAAACAACCGCAGAGACCTCCCCAACATCACCCACAAAATCCATTCCCTATACAACCCATGCCAAATGCAACTCCCAATCCCAACATAAACACCAACCCTCGGAGGAATTTCCCAGAAAGGAaacctatagaattcaccccaatcccAATGTCATACGCTGACCTACTACCATCCTTACTCAGCAACCAACTGGCAGTAGTGAGCCCGAGAAGGGTTTATCAACCTCCCTTTCCCCAATTGTACAATCCTAACGCTAGATGTACCTACCATGGTGGCATCCCGCGGCACTCCATTGAACAATGTGTAGCTTTTAAGCATAAAGTGCAGAGTTTGGTTGATGCGGGATGGCTTACGTTTCAAGAGGATAGTCCGAATGTAAGAACTAATCCGCTTCTAAATCACAGAAGCTCGTCAGTGaatgttgttgaaaaatgggagtCTCAGGAGTTGAAGAAAATAGAGGATGTGTCGACCCCAAAATGATTCATCTTGGAGGCTTTACGTAAGGATGGCATGGTTAAATACAACGGTGATAAGGGGATCGGTGCCCGCTGCATCTAAGGGAGTTGCATGATGTAGAAACGTGCCTAGTATCCAAGGAGCTGCTGCAGGGATTGATAGATGAAGGACGAATTGAAATTGGTCAAGTAAGGAGGAAGGAAGGAGAGGTGTTCATGCAGTCAAGCGACACCAACCTGGGTAAGCCTAAACCTTTGGTAATTCATTTTACCAAAGATGTTACCACTCAAGTACCTCGAGGTTTCCAACCCGCTGTGGTGAGGACACCATCACCATTCCCTTATAAAAGTGACAAGGTGGTGCCATGGAGGTATGGCATATAGGGATCCGACGGAAGGCAAGACACGTCTGTTATGCGTGTTGGGGCTAGCATGCCAACTTCTAAGGACACAAATATTTCTAGTATGAATCACATGACGTGTAGTGGGCATATTTTTGCTCCTCTCGAACTATCGGCAAAGTCGAATGATAAGGGAAAGGCAATGGAGGATGTGGTCGAAAGGGAGAAAGTGGGCTCTGTGACAAATAACGAGGCCCCTATCAAAAAGCCTATGGAGGAAAAGGACAGTTTTGGCAAGAAAGATATATCTGCTGAGGAAGCAATGGAATTTATGAGAATCATTCAGCAGAGTGAATTCAAGGTAATCGAAAAGTTGAACAAAATGCTAGCCAAGATCTTTGTTGGGACTGCTCATGCATTTTGAGCCTCATCATGAGTTattgatgaaaattttaaatgaagccCTTGTGGCGCATGACATCTCTATAGAGAAGTTTGGaggaataatcaataatatcactgcaaGTAATTATTTGACTTTCACTGAGGACGAGTTACCAATTGAAGGGAGAGGGCACAATAAGGCTCTGCATGTGTCAGTCAAATTTGCGGATCATATGGTGGCTAAGGTGCTTGTGGACAATAGTTCTTCTCTTAATGTCATGCCTAAAATGGCATTAGACAAGTTTTCATTCGATGCCTCGTACATGAGGCCAAGTTCTATGGTTGTCAGAGCCTTCGGTGGCAATCGTCGTGATGTGAGAGGGGAAATTCATCTCCTGATCCAAATTGGCCCATGCACATTTCAAATCACCTTCCAAGTCATGGACATAACTCTTGCTTACAGTTGTTTGCTAGGTCAACCCTGGATTCATTCGACTAGAGTGGTCCTATCATCTTTGcattagaaattgaaatttatggtGGGGGGTCAGCTTGTTATAGTATCAAGTGAGGAGGACATACTAGTAAGTTATCTGTCTTCTACGCCTTATGTTGAAGCAGCGGAGGAGTCACTAGAAACGTCATTTCAAGCATTGGAAATTGTGAATAGTGCTTATTTGAAGTCTCTTTTGATACAACCACGCTTGTTTGATACCTCTTTGATGGTAGCTCGAGTTATGCTAAAGGATGGGTATAAGCCTAGAATGGGTTTGGTCCAGAATGGTGGTGGCGCAGTAAGCCTGTTGAAGATTGATGAAAACTGTGGGAGGTTTCGTCTGGGGTACAAGCCTACAAGTGCTGACAAAAGAAGGATTGCTTTggaaaggaaagagaaagactTAGCTCGTTTACAAGGGCGAGGATCACAGGTGGAGAGGGTCCCTATTTGTCACATCAATGAGAGCTTTATGAATGTAAGGTGGATGCATGAAGATCAGGTTCCTATGCTAGATGAAGAGATCGATTAAGATTAGCCGAATTGGGTGCAACCATGTTCCCCAGactttgaattgaaaaattttCAGATCATAGAGCAACCAAAGATTTCTGTTTCGAATTCGATGTAATTAAGTAGTTTGGATCCTATTGCCGTGCCTAGGCTTTAAGGGTTACTTTCTTTGTTGGGCATACTCTTCTTTAATGTTCCAGTGACCATTAATATACAACCTTTTATTGATATATTCCCTTTTTCACCTTTTTCCGTTTCATTTATCTGCATATTTATTTTCGTTGCGATTAAATGATTTGTCACAAATCCGAtaatgagtcctgtgaaagcAATGATACTGAGAACCTGTATGTTGACTTTGAGAAGCCAGTAAATCAAGTcgaggaggaagaagatgaggatTAGGGATTCCCCCCGAATCTGAGGAGAATAGTGGAACgagaagaaagagagataaAGTCGCATCAAGAGGAGACAGAGGTTGTTAACTTAGGCACtagtgaagagaaaaaagaggtgAAGATTGGCACTTGTGCGTCTGCTAACATCCGAGATGAGTTAGTGGCTTTGTTGCGAgcctaccaagacatcttcgcttGGTCTTACCAGGATATGCATGGTTTAAGCTCAGAAATTGTGCAACACAAGCTACCATTGAATCCTAAGTGCTCCCCGGTGAAACAAAAGTTGAGGAGAATGAAGCCTGAAATGTCCCTAAAGATAAAAGAGGAGGtgaagaaacaatttgatgTAGGTTGTTTAGTCGTTGCctggtacccagaatgggttgccaataTCGTGCTAGTCCCAAAAAAGGATGGAAAGGTGTGAATGTGTGTGGACTATCGAGATTTAAATCAAGCCAATCCAAAGGATAATTTTCCTTTATCGCACATTGACGTTCTCGTGGATAACAGACCCGTTTTGCCCTATTCTCTTTCATGGATGGATTTTTAggttataatcaaataaagatggcaccagaGGACATGGAGAAGACAAATTTCATTACTATATGGGGAACCTTCTGCTATAAGGTGATGTTGTTTGGATTGaagaatgctggggcaacatacTAGCAGGCCATGGTGGCattattccatgacatgatgcacatGGAGATCTAGGTCTACGTGGATGATATGATCGCAAAATCAAGAATGAAGGAAGAGCACCTAGTCAATTTATGAAAGTTGTTCGGGCGACTACGTAAATACAAGTTGAGATTGAATCCCGTAAAGTGTACGTTCGGGGTAAAATCCAGAAAGTTGCTCAGTTTTGTTGTTAGCTAGAGAGGAATAGAGGTGGATCCAGATAAGGTGAAAGCAATTCTCGAGATGCCCGAGCCACGTACAGAAAAACAAGTTCAAGGGTTCTTGGGAAGGTTGAATTACATCGCTAGATTCATATCGCAGTTAACTGCCACTTGTGAGCCTCTTTTCAGGTTGTTGCGTAAGAATCAATCTATTAAGTGGGATGATGATTATCAGGTAGCATTTGAGAGAATTAAACGGTGTTTGATGAATCCTCATATGCTCATAGCACCAGTGCCTGGAAGACCTcttattttgtacatgacaatgtTAGATGAGTCGATGGGGTGTGTGCTAGGGCAATACGATGAATCCAGAAAGAAAGAATAGACCATTTATTACTTGAGCAAGAAATTCATAgcatgtgagatgaactactcgTTGCTAGAAAGGACATTTTGCGCCTTGGCATGGGTAGCTCACTTTTCAAGGCAATATACGTTGAGTTACACTACTTGATTGGTATCCAAAATGGATccagtcaagtacatctttgaaaagcccgCTCTCACTTGGAGGATAGCTCGATGGCAAGTTTTGTTGTCAGAGTTCGATATTGTTTACGCCACTCAAAAGGCAATAAAAGGGagtgccttggcagattatctAGCTCAACAACCCATAAGTGATTATCAACCTATGCATCCAGAATTCCCTGACGAGGATATTATAGCCTTGTTTGAGGAAGAAGGTGAAGATGAAgacaaagataagtggattGTGTGATTTGATGGTGCGTCTAATGCACTAGGTCATGGaattggggcagtgttggtttCGCTAGATAAATAATGTTTGCCTTTCACGGCTAGATTGATTGAACAAATAATATGGcggagtacgaagcatgcgccctagGGATCCGAGCAACAATCAACTTTAGGGTCAAGTTGCTCAAAGTGTACAGAGATTTggcattggtaatccatcagttGAAAGGTGAATGGGAGACCAGAGACCAGAAGTTGATACCTTATCAAGCTTACATCAAGGAATTGATGGAACTCTTTGATGATATATCATTTCACCATATTCCTAGAGAGGAAAACCAAGTGGCTGATGCTCTTGCCACTATGTCGTCCATGTTCAAAATAGGCTTTCACAGAGACTTGTCGTGCATAGACATCAAATGCCACATTAAGCCTGCACATTGTTGTTtgatagaagaagaagaggatggTAAGCCTTGGAATTTCTATATCAAACGATACATCAAGGACAATGAATACCTGCCCGAGGCctctgacaatgacaagaggACATTAcagaggttggcagccagtttcctCCTGAGTGGGGATGtcctatataaaagaaaccatgatATGGTACTGCTTCGGTGTGTGAATGCAAATAAGGCTGAGCAGATACTATTGGAGGTGCATGAAGGATCCTTTGGCActcatgccaatgggcatgccatGGACCGAAAGATTCTGAGAGTCGGGTATTACTAGATCGCCATGGAGAGTGATTGTTGTGTTCACGTTAGGAAATACCACAAGTGCCAAACCTTTACAGATAATGTTAATGCTCCACCTGTGTCGTTGAATATGTTGTCAGCACCATGGTCGTTCTCGATGTGAGGCATAGACGTGATTAGGGCTATcaaacccaaggcttcgaatgGGCATCGTTTTATCTTTGTCGCcattgattacttcaccaaatgggtggaAGAAACCTTATATGCTAATGTGACTAGGAaggtggtggtcagattcatcaagaaagaaataatttgcAGATATGGGTTGCCCAGAAAGATCATCACCGATAATGCCACCAATTTGAACAACAAAGTAatgaaggaaatgtgtgaggatttcaaaatccaacaccataattcaATGTCTTATCGGCCCAGGATGAATGGGGCAGTTGAGGCCGCCAATaaaaacatcaagaagatcGTTCAAAAGATGATAGTGTCATACAATGATTGGCACGAAAAGCTACCCTTCGCATTGCATGGTTATTGAACTTTTGTATGCACTTCTATTGGGGCAACCCCATTCTCTTTGGTGTACGGGATGGAAGTTGTGCTCCCTTTTGAGGTGGAGATTCCTTCTTTGAGAATTATAGCGGAGTCAGGATTAGAAGAAGCGGAATGGGCCCAAGCACATTTTGACCAGTTAAATCTTATTGAGGGAAAGAGATTAGCTGCCAGAAGTCATGGGCGGCTATATCAGAGCAAAATGAAAAGCGCAtttgacaaaagggtgcgcCCACGTGAGTTCTGCGAGGGGAACCTTTTTTTGAAGAAAGTATCACATGTTCAGAAAGATCATAGAGGGAAATAGGCCCCAAACTATGAAGGACCTTTTGTGGTAAATAAGGCTTTCTCGAGTGGAGCATTGTTACTCGTGAACATGGATGATGAAAAGTTGCCTTCGCATGCGAATTCTGATGTTGTCAAGTGATACTATGCATAATGTTTGGGGCAGTTTAAAGGCTCATTGTTTGGGCCTCCCCAAGGACTCATTAGGATCTTCATGTTTTAGGTTATCATTGTAAACAATAATCGCAACGTTAATAAATATGGATTGATGTTTTGTATCTCTCTCTCTAATGTGTGTCTTTTGCACTTTTTATTGTCATTGGGTATGAATCTACGCTATTGTTTTGCTCGCTCACATGACCCGCACTCCAGATCCAATGGCCAAATCTGCTCGATCAGAAGTCGCTCGTTCGGCACGTTTGATAGGGGTGCCGTAAGCGTTgagtaaaattaaacaaaaaaaacttgattaattGTTGCGCTAAATGAATGCTCAATACAAACATGCATGTGATTGCAtcttatcatctctaaaagttTTGCAAAAAAATGAAGAGTTATTTGGGTTATGATAGGCGCCACGAGTAAGCCTTGAATAGACCTAGGGGCAGATAGGAAAGGAAATACGTGCATTTCATAGCATTTTAAACATTTGTATGTTAACATTCTTTTTTTCAAGGCATTAGAGCAAACGCCAACAGGTGTTAAATCCACGATCAAATTTGCTCACAATTGAAGCAAAGAATTATGAAGGATGAGATGTTGAAGCCTCGGCCACAACcatgcgtccagctaaagacgttaaagaagcccTCCTAGTAGGCAACCTAGTATCTCTAAACTTTGCTCTTTAATTTTATGCCTTATGCTTTCTATTGCGAGTTGGTGTTGTTcgattttctttttgaattatttCATGAATTTGTTTAGGATTATACTTAATTATAAAGCTTATTACGAgattataactaaaattttcatgcaaaaaaattaattaattaattaaaaaaaggggTTTGACTCGCTTGGGTGAGTGCACGTCTgaggtaaaaataaaaaggggggATGAAATCATATTACACCCCCTACCTTCATATTacacttcttttttcttccttcttcataaAAGCCTCGCCCCTTTTCCCCCATAGCTCCCCCAAGCTACTTCCTTTTCATCAAAATTCTTCATTTTGCACACAACACTCCATCCCTTTCAAGTAAGTATCACACCTCCAtctagttttacttttttttttcttataatgatTGGTGTTTTGGTTGTTGCTTTCTTTGCAATTGTTTGTAAGATGATTTTTATGTGAACGAATGATCAAAACACTTATATTGGTGGTTGTGTTATATGGTTTTAGGCCTATCCTTGGTTTTTCACGAATTTGCATGTCATGTTTGCTCTTTGTCCCTCATTTTGCATGTGATGACATATGCACACCAAGTGTTTGATGAAACGCCACAATGGTTAGACTATGTTCTCTTGTAAGTTTTGAAATGTTAAACATTTTTAGTCATTTAATTAAGTGTGATATCAACTCAAGTTAATAATTTACATAGGGTTGTGAATTAGATTGAGAAGATTATTTGAGTTGTTAATGGACAGGTAAATTTGTTAGGTTTGAATCACCACCTTTTTCTTGTGAAAATTGGAGCACTTAGGTAGATTGAATTTGTGCTTAATGTTGTTTTGGATTTGTGTTTTAAGGTTGTTCTAGAGTGAACTTGTTTACATATTAGCTTCTTGATtgctagaaaaataaaaaaaatatattaaaaaataatatatatatatatatatatatatatatatataagaaagaaaaaaaagagaaaagaaaaaattttcaATGGCTAGctattctttgaaaaaataaaattttgctaAAATTCTAGTTTCTACATGTCTTTGTCACAGATGGCCCCGAAGAAACTCCCTGCTAAAAGAGCAAGGAAGACTGTTATAGTAGAAGGATCAAGTACAACTCCACCTGTAGAAATCGAGTTTGATGGACACCGCTTTCGAAGTGAGGAGCATCAATGCCGTTTTAAAGTGATTAAAGATTGGTCTTTTCTCAAGGAAAGGTGGGTCCAGCTAGCTGAGGGTGAGTATACAGAATTTCAGGCGAAAATTGCTAGGAGGCATTGGACGTAGCTGACAGAGCCCATGGCTAAATATGATCCTGAAGTACTCATGGAGTTTTATGCAAATTCCTGGCCTACTAAAGAAGTTGTCATGGATAAGGGCTCTAGAATGCAAGGCCAATGGATTCCCTATGACACAGATGCTATCAACCAATTCATGGGGCATCCAATGATCTTAGAAGACGTGATGTGAATACACTGAGAGAAGAAGCCAATTTTCAGGTTTTGATGAAGAGACCATAGGTCAGCTACTTTTCTCCCCCGGACATGATTTTGCACGAAACATAGCAGGGaagcgggtgcggatcatgcgcactagcATGACCACTCTGACTCAAATCTGGATGACCTTTCTACTCAACAACATCCTTTCGAGTGACCACAACTCTAATCTCACACTACCCAAATGTCAATTGGTCTACAACATTATGACACAGATCAATGTCCACGTGGCACAACTCATCTCAGATGCCATCCATCAGTTTGTAGGCATTGCACCTCCTAGGCACCTAGTGGACCCAGAAAAGTCCGACAGAGCACTGGGTTTTCCTGCATTAATTATGGGTCTCTGCCAATTCTACGGAGTGTCGGTCACGCCGATGAAGCTCATCTAACCTCCCATTAACAGGTCATTCATTGAAAAGTATTGCATGCCAATGCAGGTATAGCAGTCTAGGCAagatcagcagcagcagtcggCAGCAAATGCACCACCGCCGCCTCCACATCAGCTGCCATCCGTGGAGTCCATCTCAACCCACATGCGGAGGATGGAGCTCCAAATACACACATACATGCGGCATTCGGCTGATCAGCATGCAGCAAATCATAGGGGCCAAATGCAATTAAATGACAACTTCTACCACTATACACTACACCAGCATCGCTAGGATCCTAACCCTTACCCTTGGCCTACTCCCGAGCAGTTTAGAGCCACTGTTGCATGGCCTGGAGACAGGCCTAATTTCCAGGACGAGGCAGGACCTGTAGATGCTCAAGG
This region of Glycine max cultivar Williams 82 chromosome 7, Glycine_max_v4.0, whole genome shotgun sequence genomic DNA includes:
- the LOC102664479 gene encoding uncharacterized protein → MAEYEACALGIRATINFRVKLLKVYRDLALVIHQLKGEWETRDQKLIPYQAYIKELMELFDDISFHHIPREENQVADALATMSSMFKIGFHRDLSCIDIKCHIKPAHCCLIEEEEDGKPWNFYIKRYIKDNEYLPEASDNDKRTLQRLAASFLLSGDVLYKRNHDMVLLRCVNANKAEQILLEVHEGSFGTHANGHAMDRKILRVGYY